One region of Polaribacter pectinis genomic DNA includes:
- a CDS encoding crotonase/enoyl-CoA hydratase family protein, with translation MNEFVTYTSEENYVIITIKNGKANAISHEVVDGLNESLNKAEKENKVVILTGQNGIFSAGFDLKVMTKSPESAKELVTKGSKLSLKMLSFPQPIIVACSGHAIAKGAFLLLSSDYRIGVEGDFKIGLNEVMIGMTMHNAGIAIANARLSEVYLNRSVNNAEIYNPKQAVDAGFFDLVVPESHLLPTAIKVAGMFGKLNKKAHSETKLKVRKQHLENLEKAIELDLAGDISINS, from the coding sequence ATGAACGAATTTGTTACCTATACATCAGAAGAAAATTACGTAATAATAACCATCAAAAACGGAAAAGCAAATGCAATTTCGCACGAAGTTGTAGATGGTTTAAACGAAAGTTTAAATAAAGCTGAAAAAGAAAATAAAGTAGTGATTCTTACTGGACAAAATGGAATATTTTCTGCTGGTTTCGATTTAAAAGTGATGACAAAATCACCTGAATCTGCCAAAGAATTGGTAACAAAAGGTTCTAAATTATCATTAAAAATGTTGTCTTTTCCTCAACCTATAATTGTAGCTTGTTCTGGTCATGCAATTGCTAAAGGTGCATTTTTATTACTTTCTTCAGATTATAGAATTGGAGTAGAAGGCGATTTTAAAATTGGTTTAAACGAAGTAATGATTGGCATGACAATGCACAATGCAGGAATTGCAATCGCAAATGCTCGCTTGTCTGAAGTTTATTTAAATAGAAGCGTAAATAACGCAGAAATTTACAATCCTAAACAAGCAGTTGATGCTGGTTTTTTTGATTTAGTGGTTCCTGAAAGCCATTTATTACCAACTGCAATTAAAGTTGCTGGAATGTTTGGGAAACTAAATAAGAAAGCACATTCTGAAACAAAACTAAAAGTTAGAAAACAACATTTAGAGAATTTAGAAAAAGCGATTGAGTTGGATTTAGCAGGTGATATTTCTATAAACTCGTAA
- a CDS encoding DUF1684 domain-containing protein, translating to MKKLVLLFTLLLIISCNSQGKRALVGETEYQQVLNASYKDASKSPLKKKDLKNFKGLDFFPIDSTFIVTAKLTRTENAPTFEMATTTDRKPLYKEYGKLNFTLKGQDLELTIYQSQDDLRDEKYKDYLFLPFTDNTSGEDSYGGGRYMDVMITDISEENTFELNFNNTYNPYCAYNDKYSCPLTPRKNHLDVEIKAGIKVFEKH from the coding sequence ATGAAAAAACTCGTTCTATTATTTACTTTATTATTAATTATTTCTTGTAATTCTCAAGGTAAAAGAGCTTTGGTTGGTGAAACTGAATATCAACAAGTATTGAATGCTAGTTATAAAGACGCATCTAAATCTCCACTAAAAAAGAAAGATTTAAAGAATTTTAAAGGGTTAGATTTCTTTCCTATAGATTCAACTTTTATTGTCACTGCAAAATTGACTCGAACAGAAAATGCGCCAACTTTTGAAATGGCAACAACCACAGACAGAAAACCTTTGTATAAAGAATATGGCAAACTAAACTTCACTTTAAAAGGTCAAGATTTAGAATTAACTATTTACCAGAGTCAAGATGATTTGCGAGACGAAAAGTATAAAGATTACTTATTTTTACCTTTTACAGACAATACTTCTGGCGAAGATTCTTATGGTGGAGGACGTTATATGGATGTAATGATAACAGATATTTCCGAAGAAAATACGTTTGAATTAAATTTCAACAACACCTACAATCCTTACTGTGCTTATAATGACAAGTATTCCTGTCCACTTACGCCAAGAAAAAATCATTTGGATGTAGAAATAAAAGCCGGAATTAAAGTTTTTGAGAAGCATTAG
- a CDS encoding DUF4252 domain-containing protein yields the protein MKKHIIIICISLFLFSCGSGKSFQSFFNDHKSDLGVTAFQVPNFMRALLTNISPEINDLFGNVRDFKVITFNDISKEKQSQLIGEMNLVTNSNFTDILRTNTEEKTKIISVKENGDIVSQAIIFNSTLAKTSVIYLKGRFDPNQLKQLSETNQFEDLSTKLIHNYQTTPKTPGFNPN from the coding sequence ATGAAAAAACATATCATCATAATTTGTATTTCACTTTTTCTTTTTTCTTGTGGCAGTGGAAAATCTTTTCAAAGTTTTTTTAATGACCATAAAAGCGATTTAGGTGTAACTGCATTTCAAGTCCCTAATTTTATGAGAGCCTTATTAACCAATATTTCTCCAGAAATTAATGATTTATTTGGGAATGTTAGAGATTTTAAAGTCATCACTTTTAATGATATTTCTAAAGAAAAACAATCGCAGTTAATTGGTGAAATGAATTTGGTAACAAATTCAAATTTCACAGATATATTAAGAACAAATACAGAAGAAAAAACTAAAATTATTTCAGTAAAAGAAAATGGAGATATCGTTTCACAAGCGATTATTTTTAATTCAACATTAGCAAAAACATCTGTTATTTATCTAAAAGGAAGGTTTGATCCGAATCAATTAAAACAACTTTCAGAAACAAATCAATTTGAAGATTTATCTACTAAACTAATTCATAATTACCAAACAACTCCTAAAACACCAGGGTTCAATCCAAATTAA
- a CDS encoding MFS transporter — protein MNTLFKNYINTFRGLSKEVWWLSLITLINRAGTMVIPFLSLYLTKSLNFSLSDVGWIMSFFGIGSLVGTWLGGKLTDKIGYYKVMLFSLFLTGIFFVLLQFATTFNEFCLGIFIVMLVADAFRPAMFVALNAYSKPENKTRSVTLIRLAINLGFSAGPAIGGIIIVSIGYQGLFWVDGITCALAGILLLNVLHPKKARILDKVKVENPVSAYKDKAFWVFFIAMFIFGFTFLQYFSTMPLYYKDVRMLSELEIGLLMGFNGFFIFVFEMPLIKWLENPKNSKIKLVAIGLFLVAISFTILNATSWFGILLIGMLLMTVGEMIAFPFSNAFAVERAKKGNQGEYMALYAIAFSLSHIFSHNSGMQMVDKFGFEFTLNVLTVLALIGVFILLFLVTILKKEKENQSK, from the coding sequence ATGAACACTTTATTTAAAAACTACATTAATACTTTTAGAGGACTCTCTAAAGAAGTTTGGTGGCTTTCGTTAATAACTTTAATTAACAGAGCAGGAACAATGGTAATTCCGTTCTTGTCTTTATATCTAACAAAAAGTCTTAATTTTTCACTTTCTGATGTGGGTTGGATTATGTCTTTTTTTGGAATTGGTTCTTTGGTCGGAACTTGGTTAGGAGGCAAATTGACAGATAAAATAGGGTATTATAAAGTGATGTTATTTAGTTTATTTCTTACCGGAATTTTCTTTGTTTTATTGCAGTTTGCAACTACTTTTAATGAATTTTGTCTAGGTATTTTTATAGTAATGTTGGTGGCAGATGCTTTTAGGCCAGCTATGTTTGTGGCTTTAAATGCGTACAGTAAACCAGAGAATAAAACACGTTCTGTAACTTTAATTCGTTTGGCAATTAATTTAGGTTTTTCTGCTGGACCTGCAATTGGTGGAATTATAATTGTAAGTATTGGTTACCAAGGTTTGTTTTGGGTAGATGGAATTACATGTGCTTTAGCAGGAATTTTATTATTGAATGTTTTGCATCCTAAAAAAGCAAGAATTTTAGATAAGGTTAAAGTAGAGAACCCAGTTTCTGCTTACAAAGACAAAGCTTTTTGGGTGTTTTTTATAGCGATGTTTATTTTCGGATTTACCTTTTTACAATATTTCTCTACAATGCCTTTATACTATAAAGACGTTAGAATGTTGTCTGAATTAGAGATAGGTTTACTTATGGGATTCAATGGGTTTTTCATTTTTGTTTTTGAAATGCCATTAATTAAATGGTTAGAAAATCCAAAAAATTCGAAAATTAAATTAGTTGCAATTGGATTATTTTTGGTCGCAATTAGCTTTACAATTTTAAATGCAACTTCTTGGTTCGGAATTTTATTAATAGGAATGTTGTTAATGACTGTAGGAGAAATGATTGCTTTTCCGTTTTCTAACGCTTTTGCAGTAGAAAGAGCAAAGAAAGGAAACCAAGGAGAATATATGGCTTTGTATGCGATTGCGTTTTCATTATCGCATATTTTTAGTCATAATTCTGGAATGCAAATGGTAGATAAATTTGGTTTTGAATTTACTTTGAATGTATTAACAGTTTTAGCACTTATTGGTGTTTTTATTCTGTTATTTCTAGTTACGATTTTAAAGAAGGAAAAAGAAAATCAATCGAAATAA
- a CDS encoding DMP19 family protein, translating to MTSTEIALLLNDDSEKITRIGEIIGKKIPERDNFENLNEFEKTFIYIDILEQNVTEGGFIQFFFSSSGQFTHEIFQAYLAIKAEKTVDILTKAIFLFPEIPVPKNIKIRQGILMQKESNIDLWDDLDLQFEKYEDDIVQLTIDYVRENISYFD from the coding sequence ATGACTTCAACAGAAATTGCTTTACTTTTAAATGACGATTCAGAAAAAATTACTCGAATTGGAGAAATCATTGGGAAGAAAATTCCTGAAAGAGATAATTTCGAAAATCTAAACGAGTTTGAAAAAACCTTTATCTATATCGATATTTTAGAGCAAAATGTAACTGAAGGTGGTTTTATACAGTTCTTTTTTAGTTCTTCAGGGCAATTTACACACGAAATTTTTCAAGCGTATTTAGCTATAAAAGCAGAAAAAACCGTAGATATTTTAACGAAAGCCATTTTCTTATTCCCAGAAATTCCTGTTCCAAAAAACATAAAAATCCGACAAGGAATTCTCATGCAAAAGGAATCTAATATCGATTTATGGGACGATTTAGATCTTCAATTTGAAAAATATGAAGATGATATTGTTCAACTAACAATCGATTATGTTCGAGAAAATATTTCTTATTTCGATTGA
- a CDS encoding VOC family protein, producing the protein MTEKLIYGIQQIGIGVENADKAFKWYAKTLGADALIFDDNNEATYMAKYMGGKSRKKRALLALNMQGGGGYEIWQYTNRKPSKPKNNFKLGDLGIQFPIIKTKNISKTFDRLKQLNENIISKISTEPDNGKSFYLKDPFDNILKIKEFNSFYDNKKLDVGGIYGTSIGVSNIDTSLKLYKDILGYDKIEFDKTGVFEDLKTLNNGDRKFRRILLSHSEKRVGGFAKLFGDSQIELIQSLENTPNKIFEDRYWGDLGYIHLCFDIRKMETLKNECEQKGVPFQVISSESFDMGEANGHWGYIEDFDGTLIEFIETHKVPLIKKLGININLKNRNPKKPLPNWMIKGMNLKRVKKFN; encoded by the coding sequence ATGACAGAAAAACTAATTTACGGAATTCAACAAATAGGAATTGGTGTTGAAAATGCAGACAAAGCTTTTAAATGGTATGCAAAAACTTTAGGTGCAGATGCTTTAATTTTTGATGATAACAACGAAGCTACGTATATGGCAAAATATATGGGTGGAAAATCTCGAAAAAAAAGAGCTTTGTTGGCTTTAAACATGCAAGGTGGTGGTGGTTATGAAATTTGGCAATACACCAATAGAAAACCTTCTAAACCTAAAAACAATTTTAAATTGGGCGATTTAGGAATTCAGTTTCCGATAATTAAAACAAAAAACATTTCTAAAACGTTTGATAGGCTGAAGCAATTAAATGAAAATATTATTTCTAAAATTTCTACAGAACCAGATAATGGTAAGAGTTTTTATTTAAAAGACCCGTTTGATAATATTCTAAAAATTAAAGAATTTAATTCTTTTTACGATAATAAAAAACTTGATGTTGGAGGCATTTATGGAACATCCATTGGAGTTTCTAATATTGATACTTCCCTAAAATTATACAAAGATATTTTAGGTTATGACAAAATTGAGTTTGATAAAACTGGGGTTTTTGAAGATTTAAAAACCCTTAATAATGGTGATAGGAAGTTTAGAAGAATCCTGCTTTCTCATTCAGAAAAAAGAGTTGGTGGTTTTGCAAAATTGTTTGGAGATAGCCAAATTGAATTGATTCAATCTTTAGAAAATACTCCAAATAAAATTTTTGAAGATAGATATTGGGGAGATTTAGGCTACATTCACTTATGTTTTGATATTAGAAAAATGGAAACGCTAAAAAACGAATGTGAACAAAAAGGAGTTCCTTTTCAAGTAATTAGTTCCGAATCTTTTGATATGGGAGAAGCAAATGGACATTGGGGTTATATTGAAGATTTTGATGGAACTTTAATCGAATTTATAGAAACTCATAAAGTACCGTTGATTAAAAAGTTGGGAATAAATATCAACCTAAAAAATAGAAATCCTAAAAAACCATTGCCAAATTGGATGATTAAAGGAATGAATTTAAAACGTGTAAAGAAATTCAACTAA
- a CDS encoding DUF4174 domain-containing protein, whose translation MKFKLFSFFLFFGMIVFGQNIKIHQWKNRVLLVYTDNVNSSEFKNQTLIIQEHKKELLDRKLLVYRFTKDVYNFNFKENWHKSNSLYKKYVHNLKPFKVLLIGLDGDVKLEQDSVLTSEKLFAIIDGMPMRKKELKNKN comes from the coding sequence ATGAAGTTCAAATTATTTTCATTTTTCTTGTTTTTTGGTATGATTGTATTTGGACAAAACATTAAAATCCATCAATGGAAAAATAGAGTTCTATTGGTTTATACTGATAATGTAAATAGTTCTGAATTTAAAAACCAAACCTTAATTATTCAAGAACACAAAAAAGAACTTTTAGACAGAAAACTACTTGTATATCGATTTACTAAAGACGTTTATAACTTCAATTTTAAAGAAAATTGGCACAAATCAAACTCTTTGTATAAAAAATACGTACATAATTTAAAGCCTTTTAAAGTACTTTTAATTGGTTTAGACGGAGATGTAAAATTGGAGCAAGATTCAGTTTTAACATCAGAAAAATTATTTGCAATAATTGATGGAATGCCCATGAGAAAAAAAGAGCTGAAAAATAAAAATTAG
- a CDS encoding CocE/NonD family hydrolase, with translation MKKVLLLTIFSLFLFSSCNPTKEKEDKKDTYVTDNYTKKEVNITMRDGTKLYTTIYSPKDTSKKYPILMQRTPYSSAPYGEGKMKTKIGPNVHLMKEGNIVVYQDVRGRWMSEGVYDNMRANIPNKKENESDEVSDTYDTIDWLVKNVENNNGNVGTWGISYPGHYATVSTIDAHPALKAASPQACIGDFFFDDFHHNGAFLLSYFRAISLFGTYKDTPTDSAWYSFPKMNSQDQYQFFLDKGPLKNLNEYFQYDKLDVKTAENKDRIDDFFWKEITEHPNYDSVWKSKGIIQHMDKVPSTVATMIVGGWFDAEDLYGPLETYKGIEKNGKDNYNTLVFGPWDHGKWARNTVKNYVGNYYFGDSISLNFQKNIETKFFNHFLKGNGDKNSGLPEAYVFDSGKKEWKSYDAWPPENVEKESFFLNSDQELKKTHNGKFTKKIDFISDVKRPVPYSEDIKTVFTPRKYMTDDQRFAARRPDVLVFETDILTEDYTLAGDILAKLKVATTGTAADWIVKVIDVHPSEIVTDKENDKLQDHLKMSNYHLMVRSEVLRGRFRNSFENPEPFIPNKKTDVNIKLQDVFHTFKKGHKLQIQVQSTWFPLIDLNPQTYVDNIYKADEKDFKTQTHTVFTDSTIEFSVLK, from the coding sequence ATGAAAAAAGTTCTCCTTTTAACCATTTTTAGTCTATTTCTTTTCAGTTCTTGTAATCCTACAAAGGAAAAAGAAGATAAAAAAGATACGTATGTTACCGATAATTACACTAAAAAAGAGGTAAATATTACAATGAGAGATGGTACAAAGCTCTACACAACCATTTATTCTCCTAAAGATACTTCTAAAAAATACCCGATTTTAATGCAGAGAACGCCTTATAGTTCTGCGCCTTATGGAGAAGGAAAAATGAAAACCAAAATTGGCCCAAATGTTCATTTAATGAAAGAAGGAAATATTGTTGTGTACCAAGATGTGCGTGGACGTTGGATGAGTGAAGGTGTGTATGATAACATGCGTGCTAATATTCCGAATAAAAAAGAAAACGAATCTGATGAAGTTTCTGATACATATGACACGATTGATTGGTTGGTAAAAAACGTAGAAAACAACAACGGAAATGTTGGAACTTGGGGAATTTCTTATCCTGGACATTATGCAACCGTTTCTACAATAGATGCACATCCTGCATTAAAAGCGGCTTCTCCACAAGCTTGTATTGGCGATTTTTTCTTTGATGATTTTCATCATAATGGAGCATTTTTATTAAGTTATTTTAGAGCGATTTCGCTTTTTGGAACGTATAAAGACACACCAACAGATTCTGCTTGGTACTCTTTTCCGAAGATGAATTCGCAAGATCAATATCAGTTTTTCTTGGATAAAGGCCCTTTAAAAAACTTGAATGAATATTTTCAATATGATAAATTGGATGTAAAAACTGCTGAAAATAAAGATAGAATCGACGATTTTTTCTGGAAAGAAATTACAGAACACCCAAATTACGATTCGGTTTGGAAAAGTAAAGGAATTATACAACATATGGACAAAGTTCCATCTACAGTAGCAACTATGATTGTTGGTGGTTGGTTTGATGCAGAAGATTTATATGGACCTTTAGAAACCTATAAAGGAATTGAAAAAAACGGAAAAGACAATTATAATACACTTGTTTTTGGGCCTTGGGATCATGGAAAATGGGCAAGAAATACTGTGAAAAATTATGTTGGTAATTATTATTTTGGAGATTCAATTTCTTTAAATTTTCAAAAAAATATTGAAACCAAATTCTTTAATCATTTCTTAAAAGGAAATGGAGATAAAAATTCTGGTTTGCCTGAAGCGTATGTTTTTGATTCTGGTAAGAAAGAATGGAAAAGTTACGATGCTTGGCCTCCAGAAAATGTTGAGAAAGAATCATTTTTCTTAAATTCTGACCAAGAATTAAAAAAGACTCATAATGGAAAATTCACTAAAAAAATCGATTTTATTAGTGATGTAAAACGTCCTGTTCCTTATTCTGAAGATATTAAAACGGTTTTTACACCAAGAAAATACATGACAGATGACCAACGTTTTGCGGCAAGAAGACCAGATGTTTTGGTTTTTGAAACGGATATTTTAACGGAAGATTACACATTGGCTGGAGATATTTTGGCAAAACTAAAAGTAGCAACTACAGGAACTGCAGCAGATTGGATTGTGAAGGTGATTGATGTGCATCCTTCAGAAATTGTAACTGATAAAGAAAATGATAAATTACAAGATCATTTAAAAATGAGTAACTATCATTTAATGGTTAGAAGTGAAGTTTTACGTGGACGTTTTAGAAATAGTTTTGAGAATCCTGAACCTTTTATTCCAAATAAAAAAACGGATGTAAATATAAAGTTACAAGATGTTTTTCATACGTTTAAAAAAGGTCATAAACTACAAATTCAAGTACAAAGTACTTGGTTTCCTTTAATCGATTTAAATCCGCAAACGTATGTAGATAATATTTACAAAGCAGACGAAAAAGATTTTAAAACACAGACACATACAGTTTTTACAGATTCTACAATTGAATTTTCTGTATTAAAATAA
- a CDS encoding DJ-1/PfpI family protein has product MNKFLYIIGLMLFIGCVSKVEDTKSTTVEKTFPKLEKDRYNVAFLIMDGTFNTELTAPFDIFQHTIFRKNIKAMNVFTVANTDKPITTFEGMRILPDFNYLKDSLPKIDILVVPSAEHHLDSDLEDKAMIDFVQKVDKEAIYVTSHCDGAFVLAKAGLLEDKVSTTFPSDIDKMREMFPTLDVRKDVLFVHDGKYITSAGGAKSFEAALYLCEFLYGKEVTKSLAGGLVIDWELENVPHLIVE; this is encoded by the coding sequence ATGAATAAATTCCTTTACATAATAGGTTTAATGCTGTTTATTGGTTGTGTTTCCAAAGTTGAAGACACAAAAAGCACAACAGTAGAAAAAACGTTTCCGAAATTAGAAAAAGACAGATACAATGTTGCTTTCCTAATTATGGATGGGACTTTTAATACAGAACTAACTGCACCATTTGATATTTTTCAGCATACTATTTTTAGAAAGAATATTAAAGCGATGAATGTTTTTACTGTAGCAAATACAGACAAACCAATTACTACTTTCGAAGGAATGCGAATTCTACCTGACTTTAATTATTTAAAAGATTCGTTACCAAAAATCGATATTTTAGTAGTTCCATCTGCAGAGCATCATTTAGATTCCGATTTAGAAGACAAAGCTATGATTGACTTTGTACAAAAAGTAGATAAAGAAGCAATTTACGTTACTTCTCATTGCGATGGCGCATTTGTTTTGGCAAAAGCAGGGTTATTAGAAGACAAAGTTTCCACAACTTTTCCTTCTGACATCGATAAAATGAGAGAAATGTTCCCAACTTTAGATGTTAGAAAAGACGTTTTATTTGTCCACGATGGAAAATATATAACGTCAGCTGGTGGTGCAAAATCGTTTGAAGCGGCATTGTATTTATGTGAGTTTTTATACGGTAAAGAAGTAACAAAATCGTTGGCTGGTGGTTTGGTTATAGATTGGGAATTAGAGAATGTTCCTCATTTGATTGTTGAGTAA
- a CDS encoding YgiQ family radical SAM protein has translation MQETNKHQLTDWLPTTNKEVKIRGWEELDVILFSGDAYVDHPSFGPAVIGRILESYGLRVAIVPQPSVNDNLQDFEKLGKPRLFFGVTGGCMDPMVSNYTASKKRRDKDAYTPNGDKGFRPDYATSVYSKILKEKFPEVPVLIGGIEASLRRVTHYDYWSDKLLPTILETSKADMLVYGMGEQPLREIVELLQKGVPFSSLKNIKQTAVFIDTKTEKMPVVNDWDDVTINSHEACLKDKKTFASNFKTIEQESNKLKARRILQEVAGKTLMINPPFPTMTEKEIDGSFDLPFTRLPHPKYNKRGPIPAFEMIKFSINIHRGCFGGCSFCTISAHQGKFIASRSQESVLKEIDKVANMPDFKGYLSDIGGPSANMYQMKGKVQSICDKCVAPSCISPVICSNLDTSHKPLTELYQAVDKHPKIKKSFIGSGIRHDMLVPEFNKNADPKELDAYTEEVMTKHVSGRLKVAPEHTSDPVLKLMRKPSFKYFHMFKERFDKINIKKKLNLQLIPYFISSHPASEVEDMANLAAETKDMGFQLEQVQGFTPTPMTVATVIYYSGYHPYTLKPTKTPKTKKEREDQHKFFFWYKKENKDWIRNTLNKVGRQDLLKKLLPETNSWKKNKQAKETKNTFDDAVPFNRRKKKVSRAPKSKKRR, from the coding sequence ATGCAAGAAACAAATAAACATCAATTAACAGACTGGTTGCCAACAACAAACAAGGAAGTAAAAATTCGTGGTTGGGAGGAATTGGACGTGATTTTATTTAGTGGAGATGCGTATGTGGATCATCCGTCATTTGGGCCAGCTGTAATTGGAAGAATTTTAGAAAGTTACGGTTTAAGAGTGGCAATTGTGCCACAACCAAGTGTGAATGATAACTTGCAAGATTTCGAAAAATTAGGAAAACCAAGATTGTTTTTTGGAGTAACTGGTGGTTGTATGGATCCAATGGTTTCTAATTATACAGCAAGTAAAAAACGTAGAGATAAAGATGCATACACACCTAATGGTGATAAGGGTTTTAGACCTGATTATGCAACTTCGGTTTACTCAAAAATATTAAAAGAAAAATTCCCAGAAGTGCCAGTTTTAATTGGTGGAATTGAAGCTTCTTTAAGACGTGTAACGCATTACGATTACTGGTCTGATAAGTTGTTGCCAACGATTTTAGAAACGTCGAAAGCTGACATGTTAGTCTATGGAATGGGCGAACAACCTTTGCGTGAAATTGTAGAATTATTGCAAAAAGGTGTTCCGTTTTCGAGCTTAAAAAACATAAAACAAACCGCTGTTTTTATTGATACAAAAACAGAAAAAATGCCGGTTGTAAATGATTGGGATGATGTTACAATCAACTCTCATGAGGCATGTTTGAAAGATAAAAAAACATTTGCTTCGAACTTTAAAACGATTGAACAAGAATCGAATAAGTTAAAAGCAAGAAGAATTTTGCAGGAAGTTGCTGGAAAAACGTTAATGATAAATCCGCCTTTTCCAACAATGACAGAAAAGGAAATTGATGGTTCTTTCGATTTGCCTTTTACACGTTTACCACATCCAAAATATAACAAACGTGGACCAATACCTGCGTTTGAAATGATAAAATTCTCGATAAATATTCACAGAGGATGTTTTGGTGGTTGTAGTTTTTGTACAATATCTGCGCATCAAGGAAAATTTATTGCGAGTAGAAGTCAAGAATCGGTTTTAAAAGAAATTGATAAAGTGGCAAATATGCCAGACTTTAAAGGGTATTTATCTGATATTGGTGGACCTTCTGCAAATATGTATCAGATGAAAGGAAAAGTACAATCTATTTGTGACAAATGTGTTGCACCAAGTTGTATTTCGCCAGTGATTTGTTCTAATTTAGATACCTCTCACAAACCTTTAACGGAGTTGTATCAAGCAGTTGATAAACATCCGAAAATTAAAAAATCTTTTATTGGAAGTGGAATTCGACATGATATGTTGGTGCCAGAATTCAATAAAAATGCAGACCCAAAAGAGTTGGATGCATACACAGAAGAAGTAATGACAAAACACGTTTCTGGTCGTTTAAAAGTAGCACCAGAACATACTTCTGACCCAGTTTTAAAGTTGATGCGTAAACCTTCTTTTAAATATTTTCACATGTTTAAAGAGCGTTTTGATAAGATAAATATCAAGAAGAAATTGAATCTTCAATTGATTCCTTATTTTATCTCAAGTCATCCTGCTAGTGAAGTAGAAGATATGGCAAATTTGGCAGCTGAAACGAAAGATATGGGTTTTCAATTGGAACAAGTTCAGGGTTTTACGCCAACTCCAATGACAGTTGCAACAGTTATTTATTATTCAGGATATCATCCTTATACTTTAAAACCAACTAAAACTCCAAAAACAAAAAAGGAGCGTGAAGACCAACATAAATTTTTCTTTTGGTATAAAAAAGAAAACAAAGATTGGATTCGTAACACCTTAAATAAGGTTGGTAGACAAGATTTATTGAAAAAATTATTACCAGAGACTAATTCTTGGAAAAAGAACAAACAAGCAAAAGAAACTAAAAATACTTTTGATGATGCTGTGCCTTTTAATAGAAGAAAAAAGAAGGTGAGTAGAGCGCCTAAAAGTAAGAAGAGGAGGTAA